In Desulfovibrio sp. ZJ209, one genomic interval encodes:
- a CDS encoding SurA N-terminal domain-containing protein, with the protein MLEYIRTSAQSFGVKVAFGVIILVFVFWGVGNFNDRDYSNVVAVVNGQPILAQEFERAYRSAEEYLLRANPGLTREQLIRDHLGRTVLNDLIRQTLVLQEAERAGITVTPVELRHAVGKMRAFQDDKGRFDPEAYTRVLAAQRKSPAQYEKELADELLAGKIYALVTAPAWSDPDEPRRRYDFLRERRSVDYIFVPAGRFLDKVTVTDAEAQAWYDGHKADFAIPARVNVAYVAVRPEELVSPDSVSEADARAWYEANRNHFEQPEQVRAAHILVPLPQDADAAAESEAREAIAKAAARLKAGEAFAKVADAVNPEGAAGPGGELGWITRGRTVPAFEEAAFALEPGTVSEPVRSPFGLHLILVEEKNPGGVPEFEKVAGEARKGVAFERGSDRLHDTLDSLIEDNILNKPLAESAERHGLKAAESGLLDKEGLVSTLGVKPEGADALLAAGAGLPVDSALEAGDSYLVARIVATEPASTRPFAEVKDGIVKILAEEKALADALASAQATRAKLKDGPLPEAEAKSLGVRQAPAMERGGALADFAPHPALAEAIFADKPGDWLERVYSVSGPQGPGALLCRVAAVLPPDGAEWESVGEALAEGVKREREDAVYAIFLQSLADGAKVEVVNSNLVDRVNM; encoded by the coding sequence ATGCTTGAGTATATCCGCACCAGCGCGCAGTCTTTCGGCGTCAAGGTGGCCTTCGGCGTCATCATCCTTGTCTTCGTCTTCTGGGGCGTGGGCAACTTCAACGACCGGGATTACTCCAACGTGGTGGCCGTGGTGAACGGCCAGCCCATCCTGGCGCAGGAGTTCGAGCGCGCCTACCGCAGCGCCGAGGAATACCTGCTGCGCGCCAATCCCGGGCTCACGCGCGAGCAGCTTATCCGCGACCATCTCGGGCGCACGGTGCTCAACGACCTTATCCGGCAGACCCTCGTCCTCCAGGAGGCCGAGCGCGCGGGCATCACCGTGACCCCGGTGGAGCTCAGGCACGCCGTGGGCAAGATGCGCGCCTTCCAGGACGACAAGGGCCGCTTCGACCCCGAGGCCTATACCCGCGTGCTCGCCGCGCAGCGCAAGAGCCCGGCCCAGTATGAAAAGGAGCTCGCCGACGAGCTCCTGGCCGGCAAGATCTACGCCCTCGTCACCGCCCCGGCCTGGAGCGACCCGGACGAGCCCCGCCGCCGCTATGACTTTTTGCGCGAGCGGCGCAGCGTGGACTATATCTTCGTGCCCGCAGGGCGCTTCCTCGACAAGGTCACGGTCACGGACGCCGAGGCCCAGGCCTGGTATGACGGCCACAAGGCGGATTTCGCCATCCCGGCGCGCGTCAACGTGGCCTATGTGGCCGTGCGCCCCGAAGAGCTCGTCAGCCCCGACAGCGTGAGCGAGGCCGACGCGCGGGCCTGGTACGAGGCCAACAGGAACCACTTTGAGCAGCCGGAGCAGGTGCGCGCGGCCCATATCCTCGTGCCCCTGCCGCAGGATGCCGACGCCGCGGCCGAAAGCGAGGCCCGCGAGGCCATCGCCAAGGCCGCCGCCCGCCTCAAGGCCGGCGAGGCCTTCGCCAAGGTGGCCGACGCCGTGAACCCCGAGGGCGCGGCGGGCCCGGGCGGCGAGCTCGGCTGGATCACGCGCGGGCGCACCGTGCCCGCCTTCGAGGAAGCGGCCTTCGCCCTCGAGCCGGGCACGGTCTCGGAGCCGGTGCGCAGCCCCTTCGGCTTGCACCTTATCCTCGTGGAAGAAAAGAATCCCGGCGGCGTGCCGGAATTTGAGAAGGTCGCCGGCGAGGCGCGCAAGGGCGTGGCCTTCGAGCGCGGCTCGGACAGGCTGCATGACACGCTCGACAGCCTCATCGAGGACAATATCCTCAACAAGCCGCTTGCCGAAAGCGCGGAGCGCCACGGCCTCAAGGCGGCGGAAAGCGGCCTCCTGGACAAGGAGGGGCTGGTCAGCACCCTCGGCGTCAAGCCCGAGGGCGCGGACGCCCTGCTCGCGGCCGGCGCGGGCCTGCCGGTGGACAGCGCGCTGGAAGCGGGCGACAGCTACCTCGTGGCGCGCATCGTCGCCACGGAGCCGGCCTCCACCAGGCCCTTCGCCGAGGTGAAGGACGGCATCGTGAAGATCCTCGCCGAGGAGAAGGCGCTCGCCGACGCGCTCGCCAGCGCGCAGGCCACGCGGGCAAAGCTCAAGGACGGCCCCCTGCCGGAGGCCGAAGCCAAAAGCCTCGGCGTGAGGCAGGCGCCCGCCATGGAGCGCGGCGGCGCCCTGGCCGACTTCGCCCCGCACCCGGCGCTCGCCGAAGCCATCTTCGCGGACAAGCCGGGCGACTGGCTCGAGCGCGTCTACAGCGTCAGCGGCCCGCAGGGCCCGGGCGCCCTCCTCTGCCGCGTGGCCGCGGTGCTGCCCCCGGACGGCGCGGAGTGGGAGAGCGTGGGCGAGGCGCTCGCCGAGGGCGTAAAGCGCGAGCGCGAGGACGCGGTCTACGCCATCTTTCTCCAGAGCCTCGCGGACGGCGCCAAGGTGGAAGTGGTCAACAGCAACCTCGTCGACCGCGTGAACATGTAG
- the glmS gene encoding glutamine--fructose-6-phosphate transaminase (isomerizing) has translation MCGIIGYVGHRPAVPVVVEGLERLEYRGYDSAGVAWLLAGRLHVLRAKGKLAALKEKLADSPAITATCAMGHTRWATHGVPAERNAHPHLSNDGSLALVHNGIIENYQELKAGLAARGYEFHSETDTEVLVNLIAERRKTEPDLLHAFAAALREAHGAYAVCLLDCASPDTLYAARMAAPLIVGLGTGENFVASDIPAFLPYTRRVVFLEDGEIVRATASAHEIFRLADLSRQEREAQTIQWDMQAAQKDGFRHFMLKEIFEQPRVITDGLAGRVARSGDRVVLPELAHLPVPKRLHVVACGTSHHAGLWGRHLLEAWAGIPVQVEIASEFRYRESPRFGEGEMGLVISQSGETADTLAALRLMKERGLPVLGLCNVVGSSIAREAEAVLFTQAGPEISVASTKAMCSQMLALALMALHWSERTGTLTPAARKERLGILQSLPALLDDHLPRMHKTARELALKYAQAANFFYLGRGHCYPLALEGALKLKELSYIHAEGYAAGEMKHGPIALIDPAFPTFAIALDDALFPKVKSNIEEVQARQGKVIALTNPATELAADDVWRVPPLPAPLSAFAVLPALQLFSYEVADYLGKDVDQPRNLAKSVTVE, from the coding sequence ATGTGCGGCATCATCGGCTATGTGGGCCACCGCCCGGCTGTGCCCGTGGTGGTGGAGGGCCTCGAGCGGCTCGAATACCGCGGCTATGACTCGGCGGGCGTGGCGTGGCTGCTTGCGGGGCGCCTGCATGTGCTGCGCGCCAAGGGCAAGCTCGCCGCCCTCAAGGAAAAGCTGGCCGATTCGCCGGCCATCACCGCCACCTGCGCCATGGGCCACACCCGCTGGGCCACCCACGGCGTGCCGGCAGAGCGCAACGCGCACCCGCACCTCAGTAACGACGGCTCCCTCGCCCTCGTGCACAACGGCATCATCGAGAATTACCAGGAGCTCAAGGCCGGCCTCGCGGCCCGGGGCTATGAATTCCATTCCGAGACGGACACCGAGGTGCTCGTCAACCTCATCGCCGAGCGCCGCAAGACCGAGCCCGACCTGCTCCACGCCTTTGCCGCCGCCCTGCGCGAGGCCCACGGCGCCTACGCCGTCTGCCTGCTCGATTGCGCCTCCCCGGACACGCTCTACGCCGCGCGCATGGCGGCGCCGCTCATCGTGGGCCTCGGCACCGGCGAAAACTTCGTGGCCTCGGACATCCCGGCCTTTCTGCCCTATACGCGGCGCGTGGTCTTTCTCGAAGACGGCGAGATCGTGCGCGCCACCGCCTCGGCCCACGAGATTTTCCGGCTTGCCGACCTCTCCCGGCAGGAGCGCGAGGCCCAGACCATCCAGTGGGACATGCAGGCCGCGCAGAAGGACGGCTTCCGCCACTTCATGCTCAAGGAGATCTTCGAGCAGCCGCGCGTCATCACCGACGGCCTCGCCGGCCGCGTGGCCCGTTCGGGCGACCGCGTGGTGCTGCCCGAGCTCGCGCATCTCCCGGTGCCGAAGCGCCTGCACGTTGTGGCCTGCGGCACGTCCCACCATGCCGGGCTCTGGGGGCGCCACCTGCTGGAGGCCTGGGCCGGCATCCCCGTGCAGGTGGAGATCGCCTCGGAGTTCCGCTACCGCGAGAGCCCGCGCTTCGGCGAGGGCGAGATGGGCCTTGTCATCAGCCAGAGCGGCGAGACGGCCGACACCCTGGCCGCGCTCAGGCTCATGAAGGAGCGGGGACTGCCGGTGCTCGGCCTGTGCAACGTGGTGGGCTCGTCCATCGCGCGCGAGGCCGAGGCCGTGCTCTTCACCCAGGCCGGCCCCGAGATCAGCGTGGCCTCCACCAAGGCCATGTGCAGCCAGATGCTCGCCCTCGCGCTCATGGCCCTCCACTGGAGCGAGCGCACGGGCACCCTCACCCCGGCCGCCCGCAAGGAGCGCCTGGGCATCCTCCAGTCGCTGCCGGCCCTGCTCGACGACCATTTGCCCCGGATGCACAAGACCGCGCGCGAGCTGGCCCTCAAGTACGCGCAGGCGGCCAATTTCTTCTACCTCGGGCGCGGGCACTGCTACCCGCTGGCGCTGGAGGGCGCGCTCAAGCTCAAGGAGCTTTCTTACATCCACGCCGAGGGCTATGCCGCCGGCGAGATGAAGCACGGCCCCATCGCGCTCATCGACCCGGCCTTCCCCACCTTCGCCATCGCGCTTGACGACGCGCTCTTCCCCAAGGTCAAGTCGAATATCGAGGAAGTGCAGGCGAGGCAGGGCAAGGTCATCGCGCTCACCAATCCCGCTACGGAGCTTGCGGCGGACGACGTGTGGCGCGTGCCGCCGCTGCCCGCCCCGCTCTCGGCCTTTGCGGTGCTGCCCGCGCTCCAGCTCTTCAGCTACGAAGTGGCGGACTATCTCGGCAAGGACGTGGACCAGCCGCGCAACCTCGCCAAGAGCGTCACCGTGGAGTGA
- the rimO gene encoding 30S ribosomal protein S12 methylthiotransferase RimO, with product MPSGSQSASTPRGPLPVWALSLGCPKNRVDSERLLGSLGVPVKPAAHMGRSRLVFINTCGFIEPAVRESIRAVLDAAQHLGKLRRRPLLAVAGCMVGRYGVAELAKELPEVDLWLPTEDLARWPALVRAALGLTPAQGSGLPGRLLSTGPAYAWLKVGEGCRHQCAFCTIPSIRGPLRSAPAEALLAEARTLLAQGVRELDLVAQDVSAWGSDFSGGAERPRLEDLITALAGLDGLFWLRLLYLYPTGVTGTLLRRMAGLGPPVLPYLDIPFQHAAPELLRSMGRPFAGDPRRVLERVRSILPGAALRTTFIVGYPGETDAQFLELCRFVEEARFTHLGVFAYQAEEGTPAAKLPGQVPVPVREERRAALMELQAGISADILAQAVGSRLPVLVDAPAAEWPGLHRGRVWFQAPEVDGVTWVSGPGVTPGAVVEGDIVESSDYDLSALA from the coding sequence ATGCCTTCCGGCTCCCAGAGCGCTTCCACCCCCCGCGGCCCGCTGCCCGTCTGGGCGCTGAGCCTCGGCTGCCCCAAGAACCGCGTGGACAGCGAGCGCCTGCTGGGCTCGCTGGGCGTGCCCGTGAAGCCCGCGGCGCACATGGGCCGAAGCCGCCTCGTCTTCATCAACACCTGCGGCTTCATCGAGCCCGCGGTGCGCGAATCCATCCGCGCCGTGCTCGACGCGGCGCAACATCTCGGCAAGCTCCGGCGGCGCCCCCTGCTGGCCGTGGCCGGCTGCATGGTGGGCCGCTATGGCGTGGCCGAGCTCGCCAAGGAGCTCCCGGAAGTGGATCTCTGGCTGCCCACGGAAGACCTTGCGCGCTGGCCGGCCCTCGTGCGCGCGGCGCTGGGCCTTACTCCGGCGCAAGGTTCCGGGCTGCCCGGCCGGCTGCTCTCCACCGGGCCCGCCTATGCGTGGCTCAAGGTGGGCGAGGGCTGCCGCCACCAGTGCGCCTTCTGCACCATCCCGTCCATTCGCGGGCCCCTGCGCTCGGCGCCGGCCGAAGCCCTGCTCGCCGAGGCCCGCACGCTGCTCGCCCAGGGGGTGCGCGAGCTCGACCTCGTGGCGCAGGACGTTTCCGCCTGGGGCAGCGATTTCAGCGGCGGCGCGGAGCGCCCCCGGCTCGAGGACCTCATCACCGCCCTCGCCGGCCTGGACGGCCTTTTCTGGCTGCGCCTGCTCTATCTCTACCCCACGGGCGTCACCGGGACCCTGCTCAGGCGCATGGCCGGGCTGGGGCCCCCGGTGCTGCCGTACCTTGACATCCCCTTCCAGCATGCGGCGCCCGAACTCCTGCGCTCCATGGGGCGCCCCTTCGCGGGCGACCCGCGCCGCGTGCTCGAGCGCGTGCGCAGCATCCTGCCCGGCGCGGCGCTGCGCACCACCTTCATCGTGGGCTATCCGGGCGAGACCGACGCCCAATTCCTGGAGCTCTGCCGCTTTGTGGAGGAGGCCCGCTTCACCCACCTCGGCGTTTTCGCCTACCAGGCCGAAGAAGGCACGCCGGCCGCGAAGCTCCCCGGGCAAGTGCCCGTGCCCGTGCGCGAGGAGCGGCGCGCCGCCCTCATGGAGCTCCAGGCCGGCATCAGCGCGGACATTCTCGCGCAAGCCGTGGGCAGCCGCCTCCCCGTGCTCGTGGACGCGCCCGCGGCCGAGTGGCCCGGGCTGCATCGCGGGCGCGTGTGGTTCCAGGCGCCGGAGGTGGACGGCGTGACATGGGTGAGCGGCCCGGGTGTCACGCCCGGGGCCGTGGTGGAGGGCGATATCGTGGAAAGCTCGGATTACGACCTGAGCGCGCTGGCCTGA
- a CDS encoding MBOAT family O-acyltransferase, producing MSAVPGGGISARFPKAGHGAPRLARDPGLKAAAGGPARKARPRFRGETPQSRALPAVPWGERRVHVGQCRARRRWPACAQVARACRGRPFSGPGAGEYPMSFVSIEFLLLFGIALAVLPFIRNIPLRNMCILGFSCIFYAWWSVPHLFLMLSICFIAYISALWMRKGKFILWLAISLIVLTLIYFKYYTFLLSTLGALGGGGGSTEKSIILPLGISFITFQMIAYVVDVYKQKVAAEKNPVDFFAFALFFPQLVAGPIERAASLLPQFKTLKTASREDAELAVGLLVYAYFLKVFIADHAGLIADSVFGQATANGWSVIFGSMAFGLQIYADFFAYSLMAIGFAKLLGFNLSLNFNRPYWSTEPREFWSRWHITLSSWIRDYLYIPLGGNRHGTRRMALNLLLCMGLAGLWHGAGWNFVIWGLWWGAALVAWRLVVPPEFTRKPLGRALGWLVTLLVAFIGWFFFRVHSLEELSLAGNALKHWEFFPANYWQLKALLFLGGILFVIEFFQRRAQADLPLTGLHRYIKYACLGVMLLCTLVFYNKNILSFIYFQF from the coding sequence ATGAGCGCAGTGCCTGGCGGCGGAATTTCCGCGCGCTTCCCGAAAGCGGGGCACGGGGCGCCACGCCTTGCGCGTGACCCGGGCCTGAAAGCGGCCGCCGGTGGCCCCGCGCGAAAGGCAAGGCCCCGCTTTAGAGGGGAGACGCCGCAATCCCGGGCGCTCCCCGCAGTGCCATGGGGTGAGCGGCGTGTGCATGTGGGGCAATGCCGGGCGCGCCGCCGGTGGCCCGCATGCGCTCAGGTGGCGCGTGCCTGCCGGGGGCGGCCTTTTTCCGGGCCTGGGGCGGGAGAATATCCTATGAGCTTTGTCAGCATTGAATTTCTCCTTCTCTTCGGGATCGCCCTTGCCGTTTTGCCCTTTATCCGGAATATTCCGCTCAGGAATATGTGCATCCTCGGGTTCAGCTGTATTTTTTATGCCTGGTGGAGCGTTCCCCACCTCTTCCTGATGCTCTCGATTTGCTTTATCGCCTACATTTCCGCACTTTGGATGAGGAAAGGCAAGTTCATTCTCTGGCTTGCCATCAGCCTGATCGTCCTGACGCTCATTTACTTTAAGTATTACACGTTTTTGCTTTCCACGCTGGGCGCTCTCGGGGGGGGGGGAGGCTCCACGGAGAAATCCATTATTCTCCCCTTGGGCATTTCGTTCATCACGTTTCAAATGATCGCCTATGTGGTCGATGTATATAAGCAAAAGGTGGCCGCCGAAAAAAATCCCGTGGATTTTTTCGCCTTCGCGCTCTTCTTCCCGCAGCTGGTGGCCGGCCCCATCGAGCGGGCGGCCAGCCTCCTGCCGCAATTCAAGACCCTCAAAACTGCCTCCCGCGAGGATGCCGAGCTCGCCGTGGGCCTCTTGGTCTATGCCTATTTTTTAAAAGTTTTCATCGCGGACCATGCGGGCCTTATAGCGGACAGCGTATTCGGGCAGGCCACGGCCAACGGCTGGTCCGTCATTTTCGGGTCAATGGCGTTCGGGCTCCAGATTTATGCGGATTTTTTTGCCTACAGCCTGATGGCCATCGGATTTGCCAAATTGCTGGGCTTTAATCTCTCACTGAACTTCAACCGGCCCTACTGGTCCACCGAGCCCCGGGAATTCTGGAGCCGCTGGCATATAACCCTGAGCTCATGGATACGCGACTATCTGTATATCCCCCTTGGGGGCAACCGCCACGGCACACGGCGGATGGCGCTGAATCTCCTCCTCTGCATGGGGCTGGCGGGCCTGTGGCACGGGGCCGGGTGGAATTTTGTCATCTGGGGCCTGTGGTGGGGCGCGGCCCTCGTGGCATGGCGGCTCGTCGTGCCGCCGGAGTTTACCCGCAAGCCCCTGGGGCGCGCCCTGGGCTGGCTGGTGACTCTCCTCGTCGCGTTTATCGGCTGGTTCTTCTTCCGTGTGCACAGCCTCGAGGAATTGTCCCTTGCCGGCAATGCCTTGAAACATTGGGAATTCTTCCCGGCGAATTACTGGCAGCTTAAAGCCCTCCTCTTCCTGGGCGGCATCCTCTTTGTCATAGAGTTTTTCCAGCGCAGGGCGCAAGCGGACCTTCCCCTGACAGGGCTGCACAGGTATATAAAATATGCGTGCCTGGGCGTCATGCTGTTGTGCACGCTTGTTTTTTACAACAAAAACATCCTGAGTTTTATCTACTTCCAGTTTTAG
- a CDS encoding glycosyltransferase — translation MHILLMALQQEGDGSGAPLGTPAQLARVEAEQALAMAEGLREDGRFTPLLVCRRGAWLHQRAEERGLSLLAVGGAGDVAGLVRLWRWQRRCDFLIIQTVGEEALGLSRRVLGMRKKGSAHLAHAFFVRPPAPETARGRAMRAASRVFCGSEHVRARLHELWAGMPEKRRPDALLDLLGPGLPLAEYVPAPETGRHVFGMGESLGPDSGALAVVRAMAALWQREDLPPWEVRMFGAGPRFAEILHEAESLGVAGRLSILGGQPPEVLGQCSAWLAPGTSPEEVPQTLWAGIALGVPLICALSPLHRERLAGAPPHAAVRIRESDPQALARAMIAVMRDERLRARLRGAGESLRPGIGLEAMAGRFLAFCGEVAAGLEGTLGE, via the coding sequence ATGCACATTCTTCTCATGGCGCTCCAGCAGGAGGGGGACGGCTCCGGCGCCCCTCTGGGAACTCCCGCGCAGCTCGCGCGCGTGGAGGCCGAACAGGCGCTCGCCATGGCGGAAGGCCTCAGGGAGGACGGCCGCTTCACGCCGCTCCTTGTCTGCCGGCGGGGGGCGTGGCTGCATCAGCGCGCGGAGGAGCGGGGCCTGTCCTTGCTCGCCGTGGGCGGCGCGGGTGATGTGGCGGGCCTTGTACGCCTCTGGCGCTGGCAGCGGCGGTGCGACTTCCTCATCATCCAGACCGTGGGCGAAGAGGCCCTGGGCCTTTCGCGCCGCGTGCTCGGCATGCGCAAAAAGGGGAGCGCCCACCTCGCGCATGCCTTTTTCGTGCGGCCGCCAGCGCCTGAAACTGCCCGGGGGCGCGCCATGCGCGCGGCAAGCCGCGTCTTCTGCGGCTCGGAGCATGTGCGCGCGCGCCTCCATGAACTCTGGGCCGGCATGCCCGAAAAGCGCCGCCCGGACGCCCTGCTCGACCTGCTCGGCCCGGGCCTCCCGCTGGCGGAGTATGTGCCCGCGCCGGAAACAGGGCGCCATGTCTTCGGCATGGGCGAGAGCCTTGGGCCCGATTCCGGCGCCCTCGCCGTGGTGCGGGCCATGGCCGCGCTCTGGCAGCGGGAAGACCTGCCCCCGTGGGAAGTGCGCATGTTCGGCGCGGGCCCGCGCTTTGCGGAGATACTGCATGAGGCCGAAAGCCTCGGCGTGGCCGGCCGGCTCTCCATCCTCGGCGGGCAGCCGCCGGAAGTGCTCGGCCAGTGCTCGGCGTGGCTCGCGCCCGGCACCTCGCCCGAGGAAGTGCCGCAGACCCTCTGGGCCGGCATAGCGCTCGGCGTGCCCCTCATCTGCGCGCTGAGTCCCCTGCACCGCGAGCGCCTTGCCGGGGCGCCCCCGCATGCGGCGGTGCGCATCCGCGAAAGCGACCCCCAGGCTCTGGCGCGGGCCATGATCGCGGTCATGCGCGACGAGCGCCTCCGGGCGCGCCTGCGCGGGGCCGGCGAGAGCCTGCGCCCGGGCATCGGCCTCGAGGCCATGGCGGGGCGCTTTCTCGCCTTCTGCGGCGAAGTGGCGGCGGGGTTGGAGGGCACGCTCGGGGAGTGA
- a CDS encoding aminotransferase class IV, which yields MEASDREEYLEALLAAPRPGAEKVLAFYDWRVGRISTDGRLLFVPLDDHLCHRGDGLFESICCRGRRVFALEAHLARLREGAAALAITPPCSWEELRERILDVARAGGRDHCDVRVFLSRGPGGFGISPAECPVAGLYIVALASRLPTEEYYLKGLTAFTSAIPPKQEYLARIKNTNYLPNVFMAAEAREKGMDVAVTFDEEGHMGEAAIANIGIVDAEGRLRSPEIRRILPGTTLLAALRLAAERMPVVEGPIHRDEIARAREMLLFTSATLCVAVTHFDGRPVGEGETRGRPGPVALWLKDALLAHMLATGTPY from the coding sequence ATGGAAGCGTCCGACCGCGAGGAGTACCTGGAGGCCCTGCTCGCCGCGCCGAGGCCGGGCGCGGAAAAGGTGCTCGCCTTCTATGACTGGCGCGTGGGCCGCATCTCAACGGACGGTCGCCTGCTCTTCGTGCCGCTGGACGACCACCTCTGTCACCGGGGCGACGGCCTTTTCGAGAGCATCTGCTGCCGCGGGCGCCGCGTTTTCGCCCTCGAAGCGCACCTGGCGCGCCTGCGCGAGGGCGCGGCCGCGCTTGCCATCACGCCGCCCTGTTCGTGGGAGGAGCTGCGCGAGCGCATCCTCGACGTGGCCCGGGCCGGCGGGCGCGACCATTGCGACGTGCGCGTCTTCCTCTCCCGGGGGCCGGGCGGCTTCGGCATCTCGCCCGCCGAGTGCCCGGTGGCCGGGCTCTACATCGTGGCGCTCGCCTCGCGCCTCCCCACGGAGGAGTATTACCTGAAGGGGCTTACGGCCTTCACGAGCGCCATCCCGCCCAAGCAGGAATATCTCGCGCGCATCAAGAACACCAACTATCTGCCCAATGTCTTCATGGCGGCCGAGGCGCGGGAGAAGGGCATGGACGTGGCCGTGACCTTTGACGAGGAGGGCCACATGGGCGAGGCGGCCATCGCCAACATCGGCATCGTGGACGCCGAAGGGCGCCTGCGCAGCCCGGAGATACGGCGCATCCTGCCCGGAACGACGCTCCTCGCAGCGCTCAGGCTGGCGGCGGAGCGCATGCCCGTGGTGGAAGGCCCCATCCACCGGGACGAGATCGCCCGCGCGCGGGAGATGCTGCTCTTCACGAGCGCCACGCTCTGCGTGGCCGTGACCCACTTTGACGGGCGCCCGGTGGGCGAGGGCGAGACCCGCGGCCGGCCCGGGCCCGTGGCCCTGTGGCTCAAGGACGCCCTGCTCGCGCACATGCTCGCCACCGGGACGCCCTATTAG
- a CDS encoding aspartate-semialdehyde dehydrogenase: MSENLTVAVVGATGAVGREMLKTLHDRAFPATRVRAFASARSAGSRVPFGDEELVVEELKEDSFEGINLALFSAGGSTSEKFAPLAAHAGCVVVDNSSAWRMDPRCPLVVPEVNPDALENHEGIIANPNCSTIQMVVVLKPIHDAVGVTRVVVSTYQAVSGTGQKGIEELERQVRDLFNGRDPESKVYPYRIAFNALPHIDVFLDNDYTKEEMKMVNETVKIMEDPSIRVTATCVRVPVFYCHGEAVNVETKKKMTPKEARILLSQAPGVRVFDNPRELLYPMQADAIGEDDVFVGRIREDESVEKGLNMWIVADNVRKGAALNAVQIAEELVRRDLVRVPDRDVFIA, encoded by the coding sequence ATGAGCGAGAACCTGACCGTCGCCGTTGTCGGCGCCACCGGCGCCGTGGGCCGTGAAATGCTCAAGACCCTCCATGACCGGGCCTTCCCGGCAACCCGTGTGCGCGCCTTCGCCTCGGCGCGCTCGGCCGGCAGCCGCGTGCCCTTTGGCGACGAGGAGCTTGTGGTGGAAGAGCTGAAGGAGGACTCCTTCGAGGGCATCAACCTCGCCCTCTTTTCCGCTGGCGGTTCCACTTCCGAAAAGTTCGCGCCGCTGGCCGCGCACGCCGGCTGCGTGGTGGTGGACAATTCCTCGGCCTGGCGCATGGACCCGCGCTGCCCCTTGGTGGTGCCCGAGGTCAACCCCGACGCGCTCGAGAACCACGAGGGCATCATCGCCAACCCCAACTGCTCCACCATCCAGATGGTGGTGGTGCTGAAGCCCATCCACGACGCCGTGGGCGTCACGCGCGTGGTGGTCTCCACCTACCAGGCCGTGTCCGGCACGGGCCAGAAGGGCATCGAGGAGCTGGAGCGGCAGGTGCGCGACCTCTTCAACGGCCGCGACCCGGAAAGCAAGGTCTATCCCTACCGCATCGCGTTCAACGCGCTGCCGCACATCGATGTCTTTCTGGACAACGACTACACCAAGGAAGAGATGAAGATGGTCAACGAGACCGTCAAGATCATGGAGGACCCGTCCATCAGGGTGACGGCCACCTGCGTGCGCGTGCCCGTGTTCTACTGCCACGGCGAGGCCGTCAATGTGGAGACGAAGAAAAAGATGACCCCCAAGGAGGCGCGCATCCTGCTCTCGCAGGCGCCGGGCGTGCGCGTGTTCGACAATCCGCGCGAGTTGCTCTATCCCATGCAGGCCGATGCCATCGGCGAGGATGATGTCTTCGTGGGCCGCATCCGCGAGGACGAATCCGTGGAAAAGGGCCTCAACATGTGGATCGTGGCCGACAACGTGCGCAAGGGCGCGGCGCTCAACGCCGTGCAGATCGCCGAGGAGCTGGTGCGGCGCGACCTCGTGCGCGTGCCCGACAGGGACGTGTTCATCGCGTAA